A window of Hyphomicrobiales bacterium genomic DNA:
AGCCCAAGGTTTCATCGGCGGTGTTTATCTAGATACCTTCCTATTATTCGAAACGCCTCGCCAGCGTTACCCAAAATAGATGTGTTGGCCTCCAGCAATGAATGAAACAGTGACCCTAGACGCCAGACTTCTGTGATCAGCATATAAGCAAGCCGCCATTTATCTCTAATGTCTGGCCTGTGATGTAGCCTGAGAGCTTTTCAGATGAGAAGAAGATATAGGCCGAGGCACAATCCTCTGCTGTGCCGAGCCTTTGCAGGGGAACGGCCAACCGTGTTTTTTCCAACTTTTCTTCAGACGAATAACGCTCGTGAAAATCGGTCGTAATTGTTCCAGGAGAAACGGCATTTGCGCGGATATTATCTGGTGCAAGTTCCCGTGCCAGTGCTTTTGTGTAGGTGCTGACAAAGGCCTTGGATGCACTGTAAATTGAGGAACCAGGGCTGCCACCTGTTGTGGCGGAAATCGACACCGTACTGATAATTGATGCAGCCTCAGCCTCGCGAAGAAGAGGGATAAGCGCACGGGTGATTTTCACGACCGATGACTGGTTCAACGCCACAAGCTGCTCATATTGATCGTCCGTGATCTCATCAGCCGGAAAGCGACCAACCATAGTGCCCGCATTGTTGATGAGGACCTCTACTTTTGACGTTTTCGATTTCACAAATTCAATGAATTGGTTTTGCCCTTCAACCTGCGACAGATCAGCTTCGAAGACAGATGAACAAATTCCCGAAAGCGCTTGGGCGGTTCCTTGCCTGCCGCTATGGGCAATTATATTTGCTCCACAGGCATGGGCAGCCTTGGCGATCGCGAGGCCAATACCGCGTCCTGCGCCCGTAAGAACAACCGTTTTGCCGGATAGCAAATTTGCATCAAAGCCGTCTTGCATCATCATTCAATCCTCATAAATTACACCAACAACCCATCAACTCGTCTGATTGATCATCCGAAATTCAATACTACCACGGCTCTCTTGAGCAGAACAACGCCGACCACGAGTGGTGGCTATCAATTCAATTGGTATTAGATTTTTATAAAAAAGGGGCCTGAGTTTCCTCAGGCCCCAAGTAGCGCTATCTGTTCGATCCCTACTGGAGAGATAGATAGACTTACCCTACTGTTCTAAGCACGAATTACTTAGTCCAGCTTTTGATAAGCTCATCATAGGAAACGGTCTCGCCCTGAGGCTTCTCGTTTACTAATTTGGCTTTTGGTGAACCAGGTTGAGCCAACCAATAGTCAGCGCCTTTTTCATCATTCAACACAGGACCAAGATCACCCTGAACGCCTGCGCGTTCGATGCGGGAGAGGACTTTTTCCTGAGCTTCACAAAGCCCGTCCAATGCGCCTTGTGCTGTTTTAGCACCTGACATTGCATCACCAATATTCTGCCACCAAAGCTGAGCTAGTTTTGGATAATCAGGAACATTGGTACCTGTTGGCGACCACTGAACGCGTGCTGGTGAACGATAGAATTCGATCAAACCACCGAGCTTATTAGCGCGTTTTGTGAAGTGCTCTGAATTGATTGTGGATTCACGAATGAATGTTAAACCAACATCAGATTTCTTCAGGTCAATCGTTTTCGATGTCACGAACTGAGCGTAGAGCCAAGCTGCTTTTGCACGGTCAACTGGGGTTGATTCCATCAACGTCCAAGAACCAGCATCCTGATAACCAATCTTAGTGCCTTCTTTCCAGTAAGCACCGTGTGGTGAAGGAGCCATACGCCATTTTGGTGTACCATCTGCGTTCATCACTGGTAGGTCAGGTTTTACGGTCGCAGCTGTAAAGGCTGTGTACCAGAACATTTGCTGCGCAACGTTGCCCTGTGCAGGGATCGGTCCAGCTTCACCAAATGTCATACCAGCAGCTTCTGGTGGCGAATATTTCTGTAGCCACTCAATTGCTTTTTCTACGGCATAAACCGCAGCTGGAGAGTTCGTCGCGCCACCACGGGCAACACAAGAACCAGTTGGTTGAGACTTGTCGTTTACACGAATGCCCCATTCGTCAACAGGAAGACCATTTGGCTCACCAACGTCCCCCATGCCAGCCATGGACATCCACGCATCTGTATAGCGCCAGCCCAATGATGGATCTTTTTTGCCATAGTCCATGTTGCCATAAACTTTGCCATTAACGCCTATGCGAGATAGATCGCGACCGGTAAAGAACTCAGCGATATCCTCATACGCTGACCAGTTTACTGGCACACCAAGATCGTAACCATATTTGGCTTTGAAGTCGGCTTTGTTTTTCTCGTCGTTGAACCAATCGTAGCGGAACCAGTATAGGTTTGCGAACTGCTGGTCAGGAAGCTGGTAAAGCTTGCCATCTGGCGCTGTGGTGAATGATGTGCCAACGAAGTCATCAACGTCTAGACCAGGGTTGGTCACGTCTTTGCCTTCTCCAGCCATCCAATCAGTCAAGTTGCGAACTTGCTTATAGCGCCAGTGCGTACCGATCAAATCGGAATCGTTGACGTAGCCATCATAGATGTTTTCGCCAGTTTGCATTTGCGTTTGCAACTTCTCAACAACGTCACCTTCACCAATAAGGTCATGGGTAACTTTGATACCAGTGATAGCCGTAAATGCAGGGGCCAGAACTTGAGACTCATATTCGTGAGTACCAATAGTCTCGGAAACAACTTTGATTTCCAAGTCTGTAAATGGCTTAGCGGCGTCGATAAACCACTGCATTTCTTTCTTTTGCTCGTCAGCGTTCAAAACTGAAACGCCAGCGATCTCTTCTGATAGGAATTTTTCTGCTGCGGCCATATCGGCGTGTGCAGAACCTATTCCCATCATTAGACCAGCCATAGCTGCTGATGTCAGTAGGTAGTTTCGCATTTGGTTCCTCCCTAGGATTGATGCGTTGTTAATGGAACACCCGTTTCCGTGCGTTCCGGCTTTAAGGCATTAAACAGTCTTGAAAACGCAAACTGCGTAGACCAATGAAATGCCGAGTGCCCACCACAGGCCAGGACCAACAAGTCCTAACCAAGCGAGATGGATAAAGGCGCTGCCAAGCAGCGATATGAAGAGGCGGTCGCCTCTGGTTGTTTCGAAACGAAGGATGCCAACGCGGGGATTGCCACCGGGCGAATAAAATTCCCACACACACATTGAGATGAGGCTGACAGCGATTGCGACCCAAAACAGGGCGGTTGGAACCGTCCATGCCATCCAAGATAAATCCATTTTCAAACTCCTTTCGTGTTTTATACGCGGCCTAGGGCAAAGCCCTTGGCGATGTAATTGCGGACAAAGTAAATAACCAATGCGCCAGGTATAATGGTAAGCACCCCCGCAGCTGCGAGCACGCCCCAATCGACACCCGATGCGCCAACTGTTCTGGTCATGATGGCAGCGATTGGCTTTGCATCTGTTGTGGTGAGCGTTCTTGCAATCAGCAATTCAACCCAAGAGAACATGAAGCAGAAGAAGGCTGCCACGCCGATGCCTGATGCGATCAACGGAGTGAAAATCTTCACAAAGAACTTCGGGAACGAGTAGCCATCGATATAGGCGGTTTCGTCAATCTCTTTTGGAACACCTGACATAAAGCCTTCGAGGATCCACACGGCGAGCGGAACGTTGAAAAGGCAATGGGCAAGGGCAACGGCAAAGTGTGTGTCAATCAATCCGAAAGCTGAATAGAGCTGGAAGAATGGCAACACAAAAACGGCAGCCGGTGCCATTCTGTTTGATAACAGCCAAAAGAACATGTGCTTATCACCAAGGAAGCGATAACGCGAAAATGCATAGGCGGCAGGAAGCGCAACGCTCAATGATATGAGCGTGTTTAAGGCCACATAGATGATCGAGTTGATATAGCCGTTATACCAAGAAGGATCACCGAAGATCACGCCATAGTTCGCCAAGGTTGGATTGGTCGGTATCAGCGTGAAGCTCGACAGGATTTCTTGGTTCGTTTTAAAGCTCATATTGATGAGCCAATAAATGGGCAGCATCAAAAATACGATGTAGAGCAAAGGAACCACCCATTTGAAATTGCGCGGCTTTGCCTGACGGTTGCTCTCTCGTATGGTTCCATCAACGAGCAAGGTTGTTGTTTTTGGAGTGGACATTATTTTTCCACCTCTTCTGGTTTATCAGTTCCAACATTGCTCATCACGGTGAAGAATACGTAGCAAATGAGAAGAACGATCAATTGGTAGATCAGTGACATTGCAGCGGCTGGGCCAAGGTCAAATTGACCAATCGCTTGCTTCACAAGATCAATGGATAGGAAGGTGGTCGAATTACCAGGGCCGCCGCCGGTCAGAACAAATGGTTCTGTGTAGATCATGAAGGAATCCATGAACCGGAGCAGGAAGGCGATAATCAAAACCCCCCGCATTTTAGGCAGCTGAATGAAACGAAAGACCGACCATTTGGACGCACCATCAATGCGCGCTGCTTGGTAGTAAGCCTCAGGGATAGAGACCAGACCAGCATAGCAAAGCAACACAACCAAACTGGTCCAATGCCAAACATCCATAATGATGATTGTGGCCCAAGCATCAAACACATTGCTAGTATAATTATACTCGATACCGATTGCAGACATCGCATACCCAAGCAAACCAATATCACCGCGCCCAAATATCTGCCAAATCGTGCCCACCACATTCCAAGGAATAAGAAGTGGAAGCGCCATCAAGACGAGACAGATAGGCACCCAAATGCCCCTTTTGGGCATCGACAATGCGATAGCAATGCCGAGCGGTATTTCGATGCATAAAATAATGAATGAGAAGAGCAGATTGCGACCCAATGCGTCATGGAAACGCTCGGATCTTAAGACATCAATGAACCATTCCGTTCCAGCCCAAAAGAAGACGTTTTTGCCAAATGTATCTTGGAACGAGTAGTTGACCACGGTCATGATCGGAATAATCGCTGAGAGCGCGACCAACAAGAAGACGGGAATGACCAGCAACCATGCTTTGTTGTTATATGTCTTTTCCATAATCTATGCTCCCTTCGCTTTTGATTGCGGACGGACGAGATGATCATCTTGATAAATGTTGATGCGTTCAGGATCGAATGACAACAAAGGATCTGCTGGCACGCTCTCACCTTCGTTAAGAACGACGTTTAGATTATGATCTTGAATATTAGCCCGCACAATCTTGAAGCGGCCAATGTCTTCCACGCTTGTGACTTGAGCAGGTAGGCCAGAACCAGATGACTTCATCGAGATAAATTCTGGACGAATTCCAAGTTCAGTTTTCCCGTCTAAGTGAGCATAAGCGCCTTTGAGTTTGATAGAATGACCACCCAAATTGGCGGTCGATCCCGTAACTTCAGTTGGAATAATGTTCATTCCAGGAGACCCAATGAAGTAGCCAACAAATGTATGTTCGGGCTCGTCAAATAACTCTTCAGGGGTGCCTATTTGAACAACTTCACCTTCATACATAACCACAACTTTGTCCGCGAATGTCAAAGCCTCTGTTTGGTCATGTGTCACGTAAATCATTGTGTGACCGAGTTGGCGATGAAGGTCCTTCAATTTTGTACGCAATTGCCACTTCATATGAGGGTCAATCACGGTCAAAGGTTCGTCAAACAAGATCGCGTTTACATCGTAGCGAACGAGGCCACGGCCAAGTGAAATCTTTTGTTTTTCATCCGCCGTTAAACCACGGGCTTTTCGATTGGCTTTGTCGCCTAGATCGAGAATATTGATCATCTCGTTGACGCGTTTTGAAATCTCATCGCTTGGAACATTTCTGTTTCGCAGTGGAAATTCCAGATTTTGACGAACTGTCATCGTGTCATAGATCACCGGAAACTGAAAAACCTGAGCAATGTTGCGCAGCTCTGGTTGGAACGTGGTGATGTCGCGTCCGTCGAATAGGATTTTACCCTTGGAAGGAACCAAGAGGCCGGAAATGATGTTCAAAAGTGTTGTTTTGCCACAGCCAGAAGGACCAAGTAGCGCATAAGCGCCGCCATCATCCCATACGTGGTCAATTTCTTTCAACGCGAAATCGGCATCAGTTTTTGGATGCGGCAAGTAAGAATGTGCTAGTTTATCAAGCGTAATTTGAGCCATTATACCACTCCCACGGTTGGCGCGGAAACGAGGGCTTCTTGTCCGTCAAAGATAAAGAATTTCGTTGGGTCGAGGTAAACTGGTATTTTGTCACCGATGCCAACTCTATGAACCCCGTGGGTCAAAACCACCATCTTGAGATCATCTTCGTTGATGTGAACAAATGTCTCAGAACCCGCAATCTCAGTTGCCGTTACAGTCGCTTCGACTTTCAATGATTTGCCCGCAGGCTTTTTTAACATCACATGGTGCGGCCTTACGCCAATGCTATATTTGCCATCAGCCAGACCCGTTAAACCTTGAGGGCAAGGTGCTGCCCCTTGTGAAAACACAAACTCGCTGCCCTGTTTGTTCATGGAAATAATATTCATGGGTGGATCAGAAAAAGTTTGAGCTGTGACCAGATTTGCTGGCTTGTTGTGAACGTCGATTGTTGAGCCGAATTGAGAAACCTGTCCTTCATGCAAAGTGGCCGTATCACCACCCAGTAACAGCGCTTCTTGAGGCTCTGTTGTTGCATAGACAAAGATCGCACCGGTCTCGGCAAAAATACGCGGAAGTTCGATGCGCAGTTCTTCACGAAGTTTATAATCTAAGTTTGCAAGCGGCTCATCAAGCAAGACCAATTCAGCCCCCTTCACCAAGGCGCGGGCTAAGGCTGTGCGCTGCTGTTGGCCACCAGACAGATTGAGAACTGTTCTATCAAGGTAAGGGGTCAACTTCATCAGATCCGCTGCCTCGCGAACCTTCATATCAATGGACTGCTCGTCAACGCGCGCCACACGCAATGGAGAAGCGATATTCTCATAAACGGTAAAGGCTGGGTAGTTGATAAATTGCTGATAAACCATTGCGACATTACGTTTTTGAACTGGTGTCTTCAGCACACTGCCGCCATTCATGAGGATGTCGCCATCAGTTGGTCGGTCAAGACCAGCCATCAATCTCATCAAAGATGTTTTCCCAGATAGAGTTGGCCCCAACAGGACATTCAATGACCCCTTTTCAAGCTTCAACGAAACGTCTTTAATGTGAAAGGTGTTTCCGACCTTTTTACTCACATTTTTTAGTTCTAACACTTAATAATCCTTCTGCTTCTTAGTCTTAAAAGTAGTTTTCGCTTTTGTTTTAATCCATTCATCAAGCGCTAAAATTTCATCTTTGCCAAGCCCAATACCTAATTTTGATCGTCGCCAAATAACATCTTCCGCGCATTGGGCCCATTCATGCTCCATGAGGTAAGTGACTTCACGTCCACTCAAAGAGTGACCTAAGTCATCGCCCATATCTTTTGATGATTGTGCACCCTCCATTAAAAGCCATGCGCGCGTGCCATAAGAACGAACAAATCTTTTCGCCAGCGATGAGGCAAGGAAGGGGAAATCTGATTTCAGTTTTTCAACAAGGCTATCGAACTCGGCAACAGCAAAATCACCGCCAGGAAGAGTAGATTGTGCTGTCCAAGGAGCTTTGTGCGATCCCAAAAGTTCTTGAATGTGTTCCAACACGGATTCTGACAATTTACGGTAAGTCGTAATTTTGCCGCCAAATATGTTGATTGCAGCCGCTTCGTCGTTCTCACCATCCACGCGCAAAACATAGTCACGGGTTGCTTCTTGCGCTGCGGTTGCTCCATCATCAAAAAGAGGGCGAACCCCTGAATAATGCCAAACAATATCGTCAGCTTTTACAGGCTCTTTGAAATATTTGCTGGCAGCTGAGCAAAGATAAGATATCTCTTCATCCGTAATTTTTACATCGGATGGATCGCCGTCATAATCTTGATCGGTTGTACCAATGAGCGTGTAATCTTGCTCATAGGGTAGAGCGAAAATGACGCGTTCATCTTCGTTTTGAAAAATATACGCGCGATCATGCGAATGCAGCTTAGGCACAACAATATGACTGCCTTGAACCAGCCGCACATTTTTTGATTTGTTGCTGCCAAAGGCTTGTCTCAACACATTGTCGATCCAAGGCCCTGCCGCATTCACGATCAATCGTGCTTTGTGTTCGAAGGTTTCATTTGTGCGTAGGTTCTTCGTGGTGATGTGCCAAAGTGCGCCGACTTTGGAAGCGCTCACAACCTGCGTACGCGTTTCAATGATCGCTCCACGTTCTTGTGCATCTTTAGCATTTAAAACAACAAGCCGCGCATCATTGACCCAACAATCTGAATATTCAAAACCTTTGGAAAATACTGATTTTAAAGACGCCCCGACAGGTGAGGTTTTCAAGTTCACTGAACTTGTACCGGGCAATAGCTTTCGTTTCCCGATGTGGTCGTAAAGGAAAAGTCCCAAACGCAAAATCCAAGCAGGTCGCATGGATTTGTGATGCGGTAATATGAAGCGCATTGGCCAGATAATATGGGGCGCAGACTGCAATAA
This region includes:
- the glpD gene encoding glycerol-3-phosphate dehydrogenase, which gives rise to MSEVSDIFVIGGGINGCGIARDAVGRGYSVRLAEMNDLASGTSSWSSKLIHGGLRYLEHFEFRLVREALSEREVLLQSAPHIIWPMRFILPHHKSMRPAWILRLGLFLYDHIGKRKLLPGTSSVNLKTSPVGASLKSVFSKGFEYSDCWVNDARLVVLNAKDAQERGAIIETRTQVVSASKVGALWHITTKNLRTNETFEHKARLIVNAAGPWIDNVLRQAFGSNKSKNVRLVQGSHIVVPKLHSHDRAYIFQNEDERVIFALPYEQDYTLIGTTDQDYDGDPSDVKITDEEISYLCSAASKYFKEPVKADDIVWHYSGVRPLFDDGATAAQEATRDYVLRVDGENDEAAAINIFGGKITTYRKLSESVLEHIQELLGSHKAPWTAQSTLPGGDFAVAEFDSLVEKLKSDFPFLASSLAKRFVRSYGTRAWLLMEGAQSSKDMGDDLGHSLSGREVTYLMEHEWAQCAEDVIWRRSKLGIGLGKDEILALDEWIKTKAKTTFKTKKQKDY
- a CDS encoding DUF2160 domain-containing protein; its protein translation is MDLSWMAWTVPTALFWVAIAVSLISMCVWEFYSPGGNPRVGILRFETTRGDRLFISLLGSAFIHLAWLGLVGPGLWWALGISLVYAVCVFKTV
- a CDS encoding ABC transporter ATP-binding protein encodes the protein MAQITLDKLAHSYLPHPKTDADFALKEIDHVWDDGGAYALLGPSGCGKTTLLNIISGLLVPSKGKILFDGRDITTFQPELRNIAQVFQFPVIYDTMTVRQNLEFPLRNRNVPSDEISKRVNEMINILDLGDKANRKARGLTADEKQKISLGRGLVRYDVNAILFDEPLTVIDPHMKWQLRTKLKDLHRQLGHTMIYVTHDQTEALTFADKVVVMYEGEVVQIGTPEELFDEPEHTFVGYFIGSPGMNIIPTEVTGSTANLGGHSIKLKGAYAHLDGKTELGIRPEFISMKSSGSGLPAQVTSVEDIGRFKIVRANIQDHNLNVVLNEGESVPADPLLSFDPERINIYQDDHLVRPQSKAKGA
- a CDS encoding ABC transporter substrate-binding protein, yielding MRNYLLTSAAMAGLMMGIGSAHADMAAAEKFLSEEIAGVSVLNADEQKKEMQWFIDAAKPFTDLEIKVVSETIGTHEYESQVLAPAFTAITGIKVTHDLIGEGDVVEKLQTQMQTGENIYDGYVNDSDLIGTHWRYKQVRNLTDWMAGEGKDVTNPGLDVDDFVGTSFTTAPDGKLYQLPDQQFANLYWFRYDWFNDEKNKADFKAKYGYDLGVPVNWSAYEDIAEFFTGRDLSRIGVNGKVYGNMDYGKKDPSLGWRYTDAWMSMAGMGDVGEPNGLPVDEWGIRVNDKSQPTGSCVARGGATNSPAAVYAVEKAIEWLQKYSPPEAAGMTFGEAGPIPAQGNVAQQMFWYTAFTAATVKPDLPVMNADGTPKWRMAPSPHGAYWKEGTKIGYQDAGSWTLMESTPVDRAKAAWLYAQFVTSKTIDLKKSDVGLTFIRESTINSEHFTKRANKLGGLIEFYRSPARVQWSPTGTNVPDYPKLAQLWWQNIGDAMSGAKTAQGALDGLCEAQEKVLSRIERAGVQGDLGPVLNDEKGADYWLAQPGSPKAKLVNEKPQGETVSYDELIKSWTK
- a CDS encoding SDR family oxidoreductase, giving the protein MMQDGFDANLLSGKTVVLTGAGRGIGLAIAKAAHACGANIIAHSGRQGTAQALSGICSSVFEADLSQVEGQNQFIEFVKSKTSKVEVLINNAGTMVGRFPADEITDDQYEQLVALNQSSVVKITRALIPLLREAEAASIISTVSISATTGGSPGSSIYSASKAFVSTYTKALARELAPDNIRANAVSPGTITTDFHERYSSEEKLEKTRLAVPLQRLGTAEDCASAYIFFSSEKLSGYITGQTLEINGGLLIC
- a CDS encoding carbohydrate ABC transporter permease, which codes for MSTPKTTTLLVDGTIRESNRQAKPRNFKWVVPLLYIVFLMLPIYWLINMSFKTNQEILSSFTLIPTNPTLANYGVIFGDPSWYNGYINSIIYVALNTLISLSVALPAAYAFSRYRFLGDKHMFFWLLSNRMAPAAVFVLPFFQLYSAFGLIDTHFAVALAHCLFNVPLAVWILEGFMSGVPKEIDETAYIDGYSFPKFFVKIFTPLIASGIGVAAFFCFMFSWVELLIARTLTTTDAKPIAAIMTRTVGASGVDWGVLAAAGVLTIIPGALVIYFVRNYIAKGFALGRV
- a CDS encoding sugar ABC transporter permease, producing the protein MEKTYNNKAWLLVIPVFLLVALSAIIPIMTVVNYSFQDTFGKNVFFWAGTEWFIDVLRSERFHDALGRNLLFSFIILCIEIPLGIAIALSMPKRGIWVPICLVLMALPLLIPWNVVGTIWQIFGRGDIGLLGYAMSAIGIEYNYTSNVFDAWATIIIMDVWHWTSLVVLLCYAGLVSIPEAYYQAARIDGASKWSVFRFIQLPKMRGVLIIAFLLRFMDSFMIYTEPFVLTGGGPGNSTTFLSIDLVKQAIGQFDLGPAAAMSLIYQLIVLLICYVFFTVMSNVGTDKPEEVEK
- a CDS encoding ABC transporter ATP-binding protein, whose translation is MLELKNVSKKVGNTFHIKDVSLKLEKGSLNVLLGPTLSGKTSLMRLMAGLDRPTDGDILMNGGSVLKTPVQKRNVAMVYQQFINYPAFTVYENIASPLRVARVDEQSIDMKVREAADLMKLTPYLDRTVLNLSGGQQQRTALARALVKGAELVLLDEPLANLDYKLREELRIELPRIFAETGAIFVYATTEPQEALLLGGDTATLHEGQVSQFGSTIDVHNKPANLVTAQTFSDPPMNIISMNKQGSEFVFSQGAAPCPQGLTGLADGKYSIGVRPHHVMLKKPAGKSLKVEATVTATEIAGSETFVHINEDDLKMVVLTHGVHRVGIGDKIPVYLDPTKFFIFDGQEALVSAPTVGVV